The following are encoded together in the Triticum dicoccoides isolate Atlit2015 ecotype Zavitan chromosome 6B, WEW_v2.0, whole genome shotgun sequence genome:
- the LOC119326346 gene encoding putative pentatricopeptide repeat-containing protein At1g19290, which translates to MLQRCHLLRPVSSPLLRRRPIHSSAPPQANGEVGAATDTTLLGRLTRLLLLHRFPAVSRLLSSSPLTHALLHAALRRVRLDPDAALHLFRLAPYRPSLLAHAQLLHILAHARRLPAARALVASLLSARSSSAAPSLFPHLTEVYKDFSFSAASFDLLLRAHADAGQLTDALHVFDEMGRFGCRRTLRSCNRLLNQLVQAGDVGTAVAVFEQMRCDGTLPDEFTVAIMAKAYCRDGRVTQAVDFVQDMERMGVEVNLVAYHALMDGYCGVGQIEAARRVLLSLESKGLSPNVVTYTLLVKGYCKEGRVEEAERVVRDMKENEKIVVDEVAYGAVINGYCQRGRMEDANRVRAEMIDVGLQVNLFVYNTLINGYCKLGRMVEVEKLLQEMEDRGVSLDKYSYNTLVDGYCRQGSMKKAFETCDMMVRNGFAGTTLTYNMLLNGFCSCGAIDDALKLWFLMLKRGVVPNEISCSTLLDGFFKAGKTEKALNLWKETLARGLGRNVVTINTVINGLCKIRRMVEAEELFGRMTEWRCPADSLTYRTLIDGYCKIGDLDRATQIRVDMEHLGFAPSVEMFNSFITGFFVAKQSGKINDIVVEMTAKGLSPNTVTYGALIAGWCKEGNLHDAYNLYFEMVEKGLAPNLFICSALVSCFYRQGKVDEANLVLQELVGTDMIPDCSANTLDIGKVAHVIESVAGGNHQSAKIMWNIVIFGLCKLGRVSDARNLFEDLKVKGFVPDNYTYSSLIHGCSASGFVNVAFGLRDAMLGVGLTPNIVTYNSLIYGLCQSGNVQRAVSLFSKLQSKGMSPNAITYNTLIDGHCKDGNITEAFKLKQKMIEQGIRPNVFTYSILIHGLCTQGYMEEAIKLLDQMIENNVDPNYVTYWTLIQGYVRCGNMKEISKLYNEMHIRGLLPANGTGHVKHADPVVICKQPECKYGQC; encoded by the coding sequence ATGCTTCAGAGATGCCACTTACTCCGACCTGTTTCCTcccccctcctccgccgccgccccatccACTCCTCCGCTCCGCCCCAAGCCAACGGCGAGGTCGGCGCCGCGACCGACACCACTCTGCTGGGCCGTCtcactcgcctcctcctcctccaccgcttCCCCGCCGTCTcccgcctcctctcctcctccccgctCACACACGCACTCCTCCACGCGGCCCTCCGCCGCGTCCGCCTCGACCCGGACGCCGCCCTCCACCTCTTCCGCCTTGCTCCGTACCGCCCCTCCCTCCTCGCTCACGCCCAGCTACTCCACATCCTCGCCCACGCCCGCCGCCTGCCCGCCGCGCGCGCCCTCGTCGCCTCGCTCCTCTCCGCCCGCTCCAGCTCGGCAGCCCCGTCCCTCTTCCCCCACCTCACCGAGGTGTACAAAGACTTCTCTTTCTCAGCCGCCTCCTTCGACCTGCTCCTCCGAGCCCACGCAGACGCTGGCCAGCTCACCGACGCCCTCCACGTGTTCGATGAAATGGGGAGGTTTGGGTGCCGTCGCACCCTGCGATCCTGCAACCGCCTGCTCAACCAGCTTGTACAGGCTGGGGATGTGGGCACTGCGGTGGCTGTGTTTGAGCAGATGCGGTGTGATGGCACACTGCCGGACGAGTTCACGGTGGCCATCATGGCAAAGGCGTACTGCAGGGATGGGAGGGTGACACAGGCAGTGGATTTCGTGCAGGACATGGAGAGGATGGGTGTGGAGGTGAACCTGGTGGCATATCATGCGCTGATGGATGGGTATTGCGGAGTAGGACAGATTGAGGCTGCGAGAAGGGTTTTGCTGTCACTGGAGTCTAAGGGCCTGTCACCGAATGTGGTGACATATACCTTACTTGTAAAGGGTTACTGTAAGGAGGggagggtggaggaggctgagaggGTGGTTAGGGATATGAAAGAAAATGAGAAGATCGTGGTTGACGAGGTAGCCTATGGTGCAGTGATCAATGGCTATTGCCAAAGGGGAAGAATGGAAGATGCCAACAGGGTAAGAGCCGAGATGATTGATGTCGGACTGCAGGTTAATTTGTTTGTGTACAACACACTGATCAATGGATATTGCAAGTTGGGGAGGATGGTTGAAGTAGAGAAACTTTTACAGGAAATGGAGGATAGAGGGGTGAGTCTGGATAAATACAGTTACAATACTCTAGTAGATGGGTATTGCAGACAGGGTTCCATGAAAAAGGCATTTGAAACCTGTGATATGATGGTAAGGAATGGGTTCGCAGGGACAACACTTACTTATAATATGCTGTTGAATGGTTTTTGTTCGTGTGGTGCTATTGATGATGCACTTAAATTGTGGTTCTTGATGTTGAAGAGGGGAGTAGTGCCTAATGAAATTAGCTGTAGCACACTGCTGGATGGTTTCTTCAAGGCAGGTAAAACCGAGAAGGCCTTGAACCTTTGGAAGGAAACCTTAGCAAGGGGTTTGGGAAGAAACGTGGTTACAATTAACACAGTTATCAATGGGCTGTGTAAGATTAGGAGGATGGTTGAAGCAGAGGAGCTATTTGGTAGGATGACGGAATGGAGATGTCCTGCTGACAGCTTGACTTACAGAACACTAATTGATGGTTACTGTAAAATAGGTGACCTGGATAGAGCTACTCAAATTCGGGTTGACATGGAACATTTAGGCTTTGCTCCTTCAGTTGAAATGTTCAATTCTTTCATAACCGGATTCTTTGTAGCTAAGCAAAGTGGCAAGATCAATGATATCGTTGTTGAAATGACTGCAAAGGGACTTTCTCCTAATACAGTCACTTATGGAGCCCTGATAGCTGGATGGTGTAAAGAGGGCAATCTGCATGATGCCTATAATTTATATTTTGAAATGGTCGAGAAAGGTCTGGCTCCAAATCTCTTCATCTGCAGTGCTTTAGTGAGCTGTTTCTATAGACAGGGAAAGGTTGATGAGGCAAATTTGGTGTTGCAAGAACTTGTGGGTACTGACATGATTCCAGACTGCAGTGCAAACACGCTTGATATTGGTAAAGTAGCACATGTCATTGAATCTGTTGCTGGTGGAAATCATCAGTCTGCAAAAATTATGTGGAACATTGTTATTTTTGGGCTGTGCAAATTGGGTAGAGTATCAGATGCTAGAAATTTGTTTGAGGATCTGAAAGTAAAGGGATTCGTTCCTGATAACTACACTTATTCTAGCCTCATTCATGGTTGCTCTGCCTCAGGTTTTGTCAATGTAGCTTTTGGCCTGAGGGATGCGATGTTGGGCGTCGGTCTTACTCCAAATATTGTAACATACAATTCTCTCATCTATGGCCTCTGCCAGTCTGGGAATGTTCAAAGGGCAGTTAGTCTTTTCAGTAAGTTGCAATCAAAGGGTATGTCCCCTAATGCTATCACCTATAATACCCTGATTGATGGACATTGCAAGGATGGTAATATAACTGAAGCCTTCAAGTTAAAACAAAAGATGATCGAGCAAGGTATTCGGCCTAATGTATTCACCTATTCTATACTGATCCATGGTCTCTGTACTCAAGGGTATATGGAAGAAGCAATCAAGCTTCTGGATCAAATGATTGAGAATAATGTGGATCCAAATTATGTTACATATTGGACACTGATTCAAGGTTATGTTCGGTGTGGTAATATGAAAGAGATCTCCAAGCTTTACAATGAGATGCATATCCGTGGACTTCTGCCTGCCAATGGTACTGGACATGTAAAACATGCAGATCCTGTTGTAATTTGTAAACAGCCAGAATGTAAATATGGACAGTGCTAA